From Penaeus monodon isolate SGIC_2016 chromosome 6, NSTDA_Pmon_1, whole genome shotgun sequence, the proteins below share one genomic window:
- the LOC119573721 gene encoding LOW QUALITY PROTEIN: fatty acyl-CoA hydrolase precursor, medium chain-like (The sequence of the model RefSeq protein was modified relative to this genomic sequence to represent the inferred CDS: inserted 1 base in 1 codon) has product MFGQWSVWVLVLAGLALASARKPPLDLAQRVSEDLPRPTVDFGLTGIDMTEQWKKYTLPKAENPSLVHQSLNGAANPTTVSGIKMSTIKGKEVNAFLGIKYGRAPEGNLRFKKTEPAGVYWTGDTLDATHLGEKCPQKSMLGHIPSGSEDCLNLNVFTPYLPGENAEPLPVMMFIHGGAFISGDSSLYMPTKLLDQDVILVVIHYRLGTLGFFCLNTEDAPGNAALWDQIEAMKWSRAGLFHRVIGESGSALEHWSHDPDPVVSAELLGAANGCPTDDHAALYDCMMGVSADDLAMTMDRFVSDDRQRGEMGFRGAAPVTQVEGLAGSLVTKLPEEYYADGDVADVPLMIGANKHEGSFVLGIMYTAYLXPNEYMEDDVYKREQMLTDLLNAFGVTDQTHGMAESIEDAYLMGVVSRLRRGLGSRRRMAGVFFLKAGAWRTAKLHANGTSAGTFVYSFDYESDDSMFRWLFMGYEGMPFRPGVTHADDLMYLFSLPADLDTEEQLRVKDYMVTLWTNFAIYGKQNYILIRDTAVENEYSERWHIAMQEDGPTSPTSPTPGMTSAPGPTQEEYDALARESQAYMISMITFVVASVGLAGLSFFFFKKNR; this is encoded by the exons GTACACCCTCCCGAAAGCCGAAAATCCGTCGCTCGTTCACCAGAGCCTGAACGGCGCCGCCAACCCCACCACCGTCTCGGGGATAAAGATGAGCACCataaagggaaaggaagtgaACGCTTTCCTCGGCATCAAATATGGCCGTGCGCCGGAGGGCAATCTCAGGTTCAAg AAAACGGAACCGGCTGGTGTATACTGGACAGGGGATACTTTAGACGCAACTCACTTGGGCGAGAAATGTCCCCAGAAGTCCATGCTGGGTCACATTCCCTCTGGCAGCGAGGACTGTCTCAATCTCAACGTTTTTACACCTTAT CTCCCGGGAGAGAACGCAGAGCCTTTGCCTGTGATGATGTTCATCCACGGAGGCGCCTTCATCTCCGGCGACTCATCCCTGTACATGCCCACCAAACTCCTCGACCAAGATGTGATTCTCGTGGTCATCCACTACCGGTTGGGAACCTTAG GCTTCTTCTGCTTGAATACCGAAGATGCTCCTGGAAACGCAGCGCTGTGGGACCAGATTGAAGCTATGAAATGG tctcgcgcaGGACTCTTCCACCGGGTCATTGGCGAGAGCGGGTCGGCTCTCGAGCACTGGTCCCATGACCCGGACCCGGTCGTATCCGCTGAACTCCTCGGAGCAGCCAACGGGTGCCCGACAGACGACCACGCTGCCCTGTACGACTGCATGATGGGTGTGTCGGCCGACGACCTGGCAATGACTATGGATCGGTTCGTG TCCGACGATCGTCAGCGGGGCGAGATGGGTTTCCGCGGCGCCGCCCCCGTCACGCAGGTGGAGGGCCTTGCGGGTTCGCTGGTGACGAAGCTTCCTGAGGAGTACTACGCCGACGGGGATGTGGCCGACGTCCCTCTCATGATCGGGGCCAACAAACACGAGGGGTCCTTCGTGCTGGGGA TTATGTACACTGCTTACC GTCCCAATGAGTATATGGAGGATGATGTGTATAAGCGAGAACAGATGCTGACCGACCTTCTCAACGCATTCG gcGTGACGGACCAGACGCACGGGATGGCGGAATCGATCGAGGATGCTTACCTCATGGGCGTCGTGTCGCGACTTCGACGCGGGTTGGGATCTCGACGTCgt atggCCGGGGTGTTCTTCCTGAAGGCGGGGGCGTGGCGGACGGCCAAGCTCCACGCCAACGGCACCTCGGCGGGCACCTTCGTGTACTCCTTCGACTACGAATCCGACGACAGCATGTTCCGGTGGCTCTTCATGGGATACGAGGGCATGCCTTTCAGACCAG gtGTGACTCACGCTGATGACCTAATGTACCTCTTCTCTCTGCCCGCTGACCTTGACACCGAGGAACAGCTGCGGGTCAAGGATTACATGGTGACACTGTGGACCAATTTCGCTATTTATGG TAAACAGAATTATATTCTGATCCGGGATACGGCCGTGGAAAATGAATATTCTGAGAG gtGGCACATTGCCATGCAGGAGGACGGGCCCACCTCGCCCACCTCGCCCACCCCAGGCATGACCTCGGCCCCTGGACCCACCCAGGAGGAGTACGACGCCCTGGCCAGAGAAAGCCAAGCCTACATGATCTCTATGATTACCTTCGTCGTCGCCTCCGTCGGCTTAGCTGGCTtgagtttcttcttcttcaagaaaaatagataa